The genomic stretch GGAAGCTGTCCTAGACAACCCATACATTCTGATCACTGATAAAAAAATTACAAACACGCAAGAAATCTTGCCTGTTCTTGAAAAAATCGTTCAACAAAGCAAACCGCTTCTGTTGATCGCTGAAGATATTGAAGGCGAAGCGCAAGCTATGCTGATCGTGAACAAACTGCGCGGAACATTCAATGCAGTAGCGGTTAAAGCTCCTGGATTTGGTGACCGTCGTAAAGCAATGTTGCAAGATATCGCTGCTTTGACTGGCGGCCAAGTGATCACTGAGGAACTCGGACTTGATCTGAAATCCGCTACAATTGATCAACTGGGTACTGCTCGTCAAGTACGTGTTACCAAAGAAAACACAATTATCGTTGATGGCGCAGGAAGCAAAGAAGACATCGATGCTCGCGTAAAACAAATTCGTTCCCAACTCGAAGAAACAACTTCCGAGTTCGACAAAGAAAAATTGCAAGAGCGTCTTGCTAAACTTGCTGGCGGCGTAGCTGTTATCAAAGTTGGTGCAGCATCTGAAACTGAGCTGAAAGAACGCAAACTTCGTATCGAAGATGCACTGAACGCAACTCGTGCAGCAGTAGAAGAAGGAATCGTATCCGGTGGTGGTACAGCTCTAGTGAACGTATATGGCGCTGTAGCTGCAGTAGCTGAGCAACTTGAAGGAGACGAGCAAACAGGTGTGAACATCGTACTTCGCGCACTGGAAGCTCCAATCCGTACAATCGCTGCTAACGCTGGTGAAGAAGGTTCCGTAATCGTGGACCGTCTGAAACGCGAAGAAGTAGGCGTAGGTTACAACGCTGCTAACGGTCAATGGGTAAACATGATCGAAGCAGGTATCGTCGACCCAGCGAAAGTAACTCGTTCCGCATTGCAACATGCTGCATCTATCGCGGCTATGTTCCTTACTACGGAAGCAGTTATCGCTGACAAACCAGAACCAGCAGCTCCTGCAGGTCCAGACATGGGCGGCATGGGTGGAATGGGCGGCATGATGTAATAACAAGGTTTAAACCTTGTTGCTTCAATACATCGAAGTAGCCACATTTTAATTGAGGCATCTCAATAGTTCTCTAAACTATTGAGATGCCTCTTTCTTTTTATTGATTAGAATCTTATAAATTAATTGTTGAGTTATACTTTCATCTTTCGAACTATTAAGGCGAATTAGCAATGATAAGGAGTTTATATTCATGTTTTTGAAATCAGCACAACTTTACAGTAATAACGAGAAACAGTTTATAATATCTAATCAAATTCTACTAAACGGTTTTTTAACAGAGTACGGAGAGGTTACCGAATTGGAATGGAATTGTAGTGAAGAGATCTTACAAAAAACGTTACTTGAAGCGTTAAATAAATCAAATACTATAACTTTGGAAAAAGAAGATAAAGTGGATCCTTTAGCAAAGCATCTAGGAATAAAAAGTTGGAAAAAGGCAAAAAGTGATAAAAAACTAGTTATGGTGAATCATCATTTTGATGACGATCCTTATTTTAAAGTTACTGCTACAAAAAAGATGAAGAATGGAGCGTATCCCGGCATAAAGAGTGTAGAGATTCTTGATGATGAAGCTCTACAAGACAATAACCTTGCTAAAAGTGTGCTAAAGGCTATGAAATTATCTAGCATTTAAATAATAAATAAAGCATAAGACCCCTGACTCATTAAAGAGCCCAGGGGTCTTACACTTGATTAATAAATAAGTTCCTCTGCAAGATGAGTAAATACTTCACCGATTACAGAAACCTCGTCATAGACGGAGGGGTCTGTATTTTTCTGCTTACGTTTTTACTTAGCGAGATATTCCACGAATCTTGTAAAGATGGTAGCTACCTCGGCGCGGGTTGCGTTGGCGTTGTGGTCAAATAGGTTGCCCGGCTTACCTGATACAATGCCGATGCCCTGCAGTGCCTGAACGGCCTCGAGCGCCCATGAGCTGATCTCACTCTCGTCCGCGAAGGACATAGTTTGGCTTTTCGGTATCTCAAAGCCTTTGTACTTCATATAGTTGTACAGGATCACCAGTATCTGCTCACGTGATACTGTTGAATTGGGTTTAAATTGGTCTGCGCTTATACCGCTGACTATGCCTTTTTCGGCTGCCCACTCGACTGCCGCGGTGTACCACTGATCCTTCGGCACGTCATTAAAGCGGGAACTTGCGCCGCCCGAGCGGTTTACGTTCTCAAGGTTGGCTAGTGCCTGCACAAACATCGCACGTGTCATAGCAGTTTCCGGTGAGAACGTTGTGGACGTCGTTCCGTTGAAAAGATTAAATGAGTAGGCGAAGTTTACATAGCTGTAGAACCAGTTGTCATCGTTTACATCATTGAAAGGGTTACCCGATACGACGATAAAGCCCAGTGCAGTATCGTCATCGAGTACAAGCTCCGTACCCTTTTGAATATTCAACGATACGCCGTTTTCTAAGCTAACACTCGCGCCAGCAGATCCTACCACGATCTTACCGTTCGAGTCTATTGTTGTGCCTTTTGGCACCTCAATCTTCGTACCTTCCTTGGTCACAATTTCACCACCGCCAGGGAGGGTAGTGATGCCATTTTTGTCCGTGACCGCAGGCTTATCTTTCGGTGTGTTCACTGTATAGGTTGGCTTAGAAGAACCCGTGTCTGTCACTGTGCCAGTATTGTTGGTGTTGTCTCCTGAAGGTTTAGGCACAGTTGGATTCGAAGGTGTCGGAGTCGGTGTAGGTGATGGTGACGGATTTGGATTTTGAGTTGAAGTCTGTTTCGGCGTAGCTGTCACACTTTTCTCCGCACTGTCGCCCTTGGCAGTTACTGCTACGATCTTGAAGGTGTATTCTTGATTGTTGGTCAGACCCGTAAAAGTGTACTCGTACGTCGACTTATCCACGGTGATTGGTGTCTTGTCACCATACCAGACTTTATAACTTAAGATCGTGCTGCCGCCGTCGTTCGCTGGAGCAGTCCATTTCAGTGTAACCTGTTTATCGCCCGCCGTCGCTGTGAAACTGCTTGGAGCATCAGGCACACCTGGTTTTCTTTGTGAGAACATCCAATCAAAAACGTCTGTGTAGTCATTGTTCCAAGCTGACAAGTTAGAAGACTGTGCTGTTGGAGCTATGCTCCAATTCCCCATCGTAATCTGGTTGTAAAGAACCGCCGCTTCTACTTCGTGTGCTATATAGTCGGGCAGGGGAGGGTTGTTATTTGGATTTGGTCTTTGATTTGGCTGATCAAATTGGT from Paenibacillus polygoni encodes the following:
- the groL gene encoding chaperonin GroEL (60 kDa chaperone family; promotes refolding of misfolded polypeptides especially under stressful conditions; forms two stacked rings of heptamers to form a barrel-shaped 14mer; ends can be capped by GroES; misfolded proteins enter the barrel where they are refolded when GroES binds) yields the protein MAKDIKFSEDARRSMLRGVDALANAVKVTLGPKGRNVVLEKKFGSPLITNDGVTIAKEIELEDAFENMGAQLVKEVATKTNDVAGDGTTTATVLAQALITEGLKNVTAGASPIGIRKGIDKAVRAAVEELHKISKPVENKQSIAQVAAISAADEEVGELIAEAMEKVGNDGVITVEESRGFETELEVVEGMQFDRGYISPYMITDTDKMEAVLDNPYILITDKKITNTQEILPVLEKIVQQSKPLLLIAEDIEGEAQAMLIVNKLRGTFNAVAVKAPGFGDRRKAMLQDIAALTGGQVITEELGLDLKSATIDQLGTARQVRVTKENTIIVDGAGSKEDIDARVKQIRSQLEETTSEFDKEKLQERLAKLAGGVAVIKVGAASETELKERKLRIEDALNATRAAVEEGIVSGGGTALVNVYGAVAAVAEQLEGDEQTGVNIVLRALEAPIRTIAANAGEEGSVIVDRLKREEVGVGYNAANGQWVNMIEAGIVDPAKVTRSALQHAASIAAMFLTTEAVIADKPEPAAPAGPDMGGMGGMGGMM